A genome region from Arachis duranensis cultivar V14167 chromosome 6, aradu.V14167.gnm2.J7QH, whole genome shotgun sequence includes the following:
- the LOC107495472 gene encoding uncharacterized protein LOC107495472 — translation MPTLNLFTNIPVDTVVASDILRDATKAVAKIIGKPESYVMILLNGSVPIAFAGSEEPAAYGELISIGGLDPSVNGKLSSTIADILKTKLFIDSSRFYIKFYDVQVYSCFLNSYLQVFALFLYPIYLYYK, via the exons ATGCCGACGCTGAACTTGTTCACCAACATCCCCGTCGACACCGTCGTTGCTTCCGACATTCTCAGAGACGCCACCAAAGCTGTTGCTAAGATAATCGGAAAACCCGAATCC TATGTGATGATACTGTTGAATGGGAGTGTCCCTATTGCGTTTGCTGGCTCTGAGGAGCCAGCTGCTTATGGTGAACTCATCTCCATTGGTGGCCTTGATCCTTCTGTTAATGGCAAACTAAGTTCCACCATTGCTGACATCCTGAAAACTAAGCTTTTCATTGATAGTTCCCGATTCTATATCAAGTTCTATGATGTTCAGGTCTATTCCTGCTTTCTTAATTCATATTTGCAAGTATTCGCTTTATTCTTATACCCCAT ATAtttgtattataaataa
- the LOC107495471 gene encoding leucine-rich repeat extensin-like protein 3 — MEFIKTPLLSLFIVLALLAKVTFEDKVDDDDEGLNLYCISECATCPTICSPPPSLATSNSNHNNNPTTSPSNNSNNNNNPLPPPIQTSNPNLPPPPPPLLTSYPPPPPSLIITSNPPPPPLLTSFPPPTIPKIPFAPHQPSFNYPPPSQSQPLPQPPPSPSPPPPPPPKNPSSPSSSGSSGGQPNVISGPHDYPYPYYYYYSSNAAYSSHYYVHHAMNSLLLVLFLLSFHI, encoded by the coding sequence ATGGAATTCATCAAAACGCCTTTGCTATCTTTATTCATTGTTCTTGCTTTGTTAGCCAAAGTAACATTTGAAGACaaagttgatgatgatgatgagggttTAAATCTATATTGCATTAGTGAATGTGCCACGTGTCCAACAATATGTTCACCGCCTCCATCTCTTGCtacatcaaattcaaaccataatAATAATCCTACAACATCCCCCtcaaataattcaaataataataataatcctttACCACCACCAATTCAAACATCAAATCCAAAccttccaccaccaccaccaccacttttAACATCAtacccaccaccaccaccttctCTAATCATAACATCAAACcctcctccaccaccacttCTAACATCATTTCCTCCACCAACAATTCCAAAAATACCCTTTGCTCCACATCAACCTTCTTTCAACTATCCACCACCCTCGCAATCGCAACCGTTGCCTCagcctcctccttctccttctcctcctccgccGCCGCCGCCAAAGAacccttcttctccttcatcatCAGGCTCATCAGGAGGACAACCTAATGTAATTTCTGGGCCACATGACTACCCATAtccttattactattattattcctCAAATGCAGCATATTCTTCTCATTATTATGTTCATCATGCCATGAACTCACTCCTTCTGGTTTTGTTCCTTCTTTCATTTCATATATAG